The genomic interval TTGAACTTCCAGGGGCAAAAGTGGCGGATAAAACGGAACACTACTTAAGAGTAGAATGCACCTCACGACTGTTTCGCTTTGTTGATGATCTTGAACTCAAAATCGTCGATGGCCAATTGCTCGTCCGTTCAGAGTCTCGCATTGGTTACTCCGATCTTGGCGTCAATCGCAAGCGTGCTGAGCAATTAAGAAGCTTGCTGACTGAGGCGGGTTTCATTAAGTAAAGGCAAAGGGTAAACAACAAGCGAAAGTACTTATTGTGACAGAGCTTTGCTATACTCTCGCCAATTCTATGTTTGTTTAAAAATTAAGAGATTGATATGAAAGTCGGTATTATCGGTGCCATGCAACAAGAAGTGGCCATCCTTAAAGAAGCAATGACCAACGCACAAACCGTAAATAAAGCAGGTTGCACCTTCTATTCAGGTCAAATCAATGGCGTAGAGGTTGTGCTACTGCAATCCGGCATTGGTAAAGTTGCTGCCGCGATTGGCACCACTATCCTTCTCGATGAATATCAGCCAGATATGGTGCTCAACACCGGTTCTGCAGGTGGCTTTGATTCTAGCCTTAACCTTGGTGATGTGGTCATTTCGACTGAAGTCCGTCATCACGATGCTGACGTGACCGCATTTGGTTACGAAATGGGCCAAATGGCAGGTCAACCAGCCGCTTTCCTCGCTGATGAAAAATTGATGAACTTGGCTGAAAAAGCGTTAGAGCAAATGGATGGACAACACGCGGTTCGTGGTCTCATCTGTACTGGTGATGCATTCGTTTGTACCGCTGAGCGTCAAGCCTTTATCCGTCAACACTTCCCATCCGTGATTGCGGTTGAAATGGAAGCGTCTGCCATTGCACAAACTTGTCACCAGTTCAAAGTGCCGTTTGTTGTCGTGCGTGCAATTTCAGATGTGGCTGACAAAGAATCACCAATGAGCTTTGAAGAGTTCTTACCTTTGGCAGCCAAGAGCTCGTCAGAAATGGTCTTCAAAATGTTGGAACTGCTGAAGTAATAGCCATACCTATGACAGAGCTGTTTGATCAACTCTATGCCAACGGCGCGCTCCTCATTCTATGGGGAGCGTTACTGTTCCATCTTATTCTCCCGATTCCACGCTCCTCGCATCCCGTCACACTCTGGCACAAATTTGCCGAACTGTTGGCAGACAAAGTCAATACCCAGCAAAGCTATCAACAGAGCCTCATCTCAGGCAATTTGGCGTTATTGTTGATGCTGTTTCCTTGTTTAGCGGTCCTGTTTGCTTTAAAACCTTTGGTTTGGCAACCGCAGCTATTTGAACTTGCGTTGCTGCTGTTGGCGCTAGATTGGCGCAGTAACGAGAGCCTTGCCAAAGCGCTGATTCACGCCATGGCCAATGAAGATAAACCTGCAGCAAGAAGCCTATTGTCCCCCTACCTCAATCGAGAAACCACCACCCTCTCCCAACTTGGTATCGGCAAAGCCGCTGCAGAAACCTTGATTATGGGATATGGGAGAAATGTCGTTGGCGTTCTCTTTTGGTTTGCGCTTTCAGGTGGCATTGGGGCATTGATGTATCGCCTCACTGTTGAACTAGCAAGAGCCTGGTCACCAAGTCGCACCAACTATGCGCCATTTGGTGTGGCCGCCGTGCGACTCGCCGCAGTACTGGATTTTATTCCGCTGCGTTTATTTGCCCTAATGATCCTGCTTGGTAAACACGCGGGTCAAACGTGGCAAGGCATTCGTCAACAAGCCGCATCTTGGCCGTTGCCCGGTCCAGCTTGGTTACTGTGTGCTGTGGGCAACAAGCTGCAACTCTCTTTGGGTGGGCCAGCCATTTATCAAGGCAAAAGAGCCGAGAGAGCCAAAATTGGTGGACGTATTGCGCCTTCAGCACTTCACATAGACCAACTGCAACACCTACTCGCACGCCGAATTCTTATCTGGATTCTCCTGCAAAGCCTACTATTCGGACTGATTTATCAAGGAATCTGATGAAATACTTCTCTCCTCTTTTTCTCCTCGTCGCGACCACCAGTCAAGCTGCACCAATCGAGCGAGTGATTAGCCTGGCACCACACGCCACCGAGATCGCCTACGCAGCAGGGCTTGGAGATAAACTGATTGCCGTTAGCGAGATGAGCGATTACCCAGAGGCCGCAAAAACGTTAGAGAAAGTCTCCAACTACAAAGGGATTAACTTAGAGAAAATCATCACCTTAAAACCGGATTTGATCATCGCTTGGCCGGCGGGTAACCCTGCAAAAGAGCTAGAAAAACTCGAACAGTTTGGCTTTAAGATCTACTACTCACAAACCAAAACTTTGCAAGATATCGGCGATAACATCGAGCAACTCAGCCAATACAGTGACGATCCGACAATCGGCCTAAACAATGCTCGAGAGTACAGAACTCGTCTCGAAGCGCTAAAAACACTGTACCAAGCTCTGCCTAAAACACGCTACTTCTACCAACTTAGCGACACGCCGATCATCACCGTTGCGGGGCAAAACTGGCCGACAGAGGTCTTTCGCTTTTGTGGCGGCGAGAATGTGTTTGATGGCGCATCGGCACCGTATCCTCAAGTCAGTATTGAGCAGGTAATTCTAAAGAAACCCCAAGCCATGTTTGTTTCTCCTCACGCGATTCAAAATAACGGCATGTGGAGCCCTTGGGTTGAGGAGATTCCAGCGTTAAAAAATCGCCATTTTTGGCAGCTCAATGCAGATTGGTTAAACCGACCAACGCCTCGTACCTTACTGGCGATTGAACAAGTCTGTGAGCACTTTGCCAGCATCGAGCAAAAACGCTAACGTTTGGCTGGAAAATTTCGTACAATTTGCCCCCATTTTCTGTTCCCTCACATTTTAAGGCATTAAGTAACATGGACTCCATGCTGCTGTATTTAATCGATTTATTTGGCACCGCAATCTTTGCTGTTTCCGGCGTTCTCTTAGCCGGTCGGTTAAAGATGGATCCTTTTGGTGTTGTCGTCTTAGGTAGCGTAACCGCCATTGGTGGCGGCACCATTCGCGATATGGCCTTAGGCGCAACCCCCGTCTTTTGGATCAAAGACACTACCTATCTTTGGGTCATCATCATTACTTGCGTACTAACCATGTTAGTGGTTCGTCGCCCTAAGCGACTCTCTTGGTGGATACTGCCTGTCTGCGATGCCATTGGCTTGGCGGTATTTGTTGGGATCGGCGTCGAGAAAGCCCTCGCCTATCAAGATTCAGCAATGGTCGCGGTGATCATGGGCGTCATTACTGGCTGTGGTGGCGGTATTATTCGCGATGTGTTGGCGCGTGAAATTCCAATGGTGTTGCGAAGTGAAGTGTATGCGACTGCCTGTCTTGTTGGTGGGATATTCCACACCTCTGCCCTAAGCCTTGGCTATGATCACTCGACAGCCTTATTGGCAGGAGTGTTTTCGACCTTGCTCATCCGCTTGGGTGCCATTCGCTGGCATTTATCATTGCCTACATTTGCACTAAACAAATAATCTGTGTTGGCCGAACGCTCACATCGGCCAACTTCACAACCCATCATCTTTTCACTTGGCAGCCGACTTACCTCTGGTTAAAGTGACCCATCCATTCCCATTTATCATAGATCATCATGCTGCTTGAAGGCATTGAAACGTTATTGGTTCTGCATAAAGAAAAGACCATGAGTCGCACCGGCAGTCAGCTCTATATTAGTCAATCTGCTGTCAGTAAACGCATTGCGAATCTTGAGAAAAAGCTTGGAAAGAAACTGATTGAACCTGACGGACGCCATATTCGTTTAACCGCTGACGCTCAAGCCTTAATAAAGAGCATTGAACCGAGTTTTAATGAGCTGCGCGGGCAGATCTACGATCAGCAACTTATCGAAGATAATGCATTGATTAAAATCGATTGTTCAGAGACGCTACTGGCTGGCTATTTGAACAATGCGATGGAAGCGTTGTACCAGCAGGATCGTCACCTTTCCTTGACCACCAACCACACACCTAGGATTGTGGAACACGTCCAGTCAGGCAAAGCCACACTCGGATTTTGTGCCGGCTATTTGCCGCCAAATCATGGATTGATGACTTTCCACCTTTTTGATGAGTCTTTTAGCATTATTAGTAAGTACCCACTTACTGAACTACCAAAAGCAATCATAACCAATGACCTCAACAATCCCGCCAATACCTATCAACTGGCTGCATTGTCAGCGGTGGGTGTGACGCCCTTGATGCAAATGGACTCTTACACCGCTTCAGCCCAGCTCGCCGTGGGGGGAATGGCGCCAGCCCTAGTGCCAAAGTCAGTGATTAATGCGTTACGCATAGATCCACAGTATTGCTATCACTTTGACGAGCTTAGCCATCTTACTCGCCCGGTGACGATATGCTGCCGAGCCAAAAGCCATCAAAACAGCCGAGTTAAAACAGTGATAACAACCATTGCTGATGCTGTTGCCAAAGCAGTTTAGAGGCCATTGCCATCGACATCACAATGACCAGAGGACGGATCCATTTGTGTCCTTTGGTCACCACCACTTTTGCCCCTAAGCGTGCACCAATAAAGCCCCCCACTGCCATCACTAAGCCCACTTTCCAGACTGGCAATCCCGCCAGCACAAAAAACAGTAATGCCGCGATGTTAGAGGTAAAATTGAGCACTTTGGTTCGCGCAGTGGCTTCAACGAGGGAAAACTGTCCAAGCACGACAAAACAAACGGTAAAGATCGATCCCGTTCCTGGGCCAAAAAAACCATCATAGAAACCAACACCACCACCGACCGACAGTGCAAACATCGCCTCCGATAACTTTGGCTGTCCCCCAGTATTGCGGGTGGGTGGCGCGAGTAAAAAATAGAGAGAAATCGCTATTAGCAGCACGGGAATCAAGCTGGTTAGCACGCTGGCATCAATCACTTGAACAAGCTCTGCACCGATAGCCGCACCGATAAAGGTACATGCGATGGCGACTTTCATCTCTTTTAAACTGACGATGCCATTACGGACAAAATATAAGCTGGCTGAGAAACTGCCGAATGAGCTTTGCAACTTATTGGTCGCCAATGCTTGTGTTGGGCTCAACCCTGAAGCCAACAACGCAGGAAGAGTGAGCAGCCCACCACCACCTGCCATGGCATCAATAAAACCCGCCACAGAAGCAACAAAGAATAGTGCTGCCAACATCTCAATCGTTATGTCCAATTCAAGCATCCTTTTCAAAGAGGAAGAGTAAAGAACAAGACGGTAACATCAAAATTAACGAGGTAAAAAGGAAACCCAAGACAGCAATCCATTCCTAAAATTCATCAATCAGACAATGAAAGACATAATGCATCAAACATATCAGTTACATTTCCAATTGAGATCGCTCTCAAGCGCATTTAAATTTTTTGAAGGTAACGAAAAATGCGGGCTTAATCCTATCAACTAAAACACATCGAAATCAAAATCATGGAAGCTTTGAGGATTCGCCCATCAATAAAAGAGCAGCAATTACGCGCTCGCATCGAGCAAACAGTTAACTTAAAACAACTGTTCAAAGTTATCGACTCTAGGCCAGAAACTTCGGGTGCTGGAGTTATATATATCGCTGGTGATTCAACATTAATCTCTCTTCGAAAGTTCAACTCAAGTTGTCGCGTTAATCCTATTAACATTGTTTTAAAAGAGCCGACATATCCTATGTCGGCTGATAGCTACGCCAAAGAACTTAAGTCTTCGAATAGAGAGTCTAAAATGGCTTCTGAACTTATTGGAGCCAGCCTAAGTTGTGCCTCAGCAGTTTTAGGTTGGGTGGTGGTAGTTGGTAGTGTTGGTGCGGTACCAATCTCTGGAGGCACAAGTGCTGCCGTTACTTATTTGGGATACGGCGCCGCAGTAGCCTCGACACTCCAATGTATGGTAGGCATAGGTAGAAGTGGAGCTGAGCACTTTTCCCCTGATAACCTCGATGAGCTCGACTCACAGGCTTGGTATCTAAATACGTCTAAAGCCCTAGATTACATATCTCTCGTAGGTGTTGGAGCATCCGGGACAGCCACAATAAAAGCCATAAGCAATCTACAAAAGAGCTCAGGAAAGAGCTTAAATGAAGTGTTAAAGGGCTTAAATCGGCACGAACGAGTAAGGCTCACTAAAGAAATTTCAAAGCAAAACATCCCAAACTTATCATCAAAAGCCTATAAACAACTAGTACGTTCAGGGAGCGTTAAACGAAGATATTCTTCACAAGAAATCAGTAATGCAGTCCGACTTCAACTAAAAGATGCCATAGGTGCAACTATCAGTTTCGTTGGCAGCGCAACTTCCGGTAACGTTGGGGCTATTGCTGTGGGTATCTACGAGGAGCTTTCCGTTGAGTAGTAAGGAAAAAGAAGTATTCGTTCTATCCTCTAAAAGCATTGTCACAGCTTTAAGTACGATAATGCTTTTAACAATAGGGTGTGGGCTAAACATATTCCTTCTGGATCAAATCATCGATATTTCGACTACCTACGGCCCATTCTACTTATGGGTGGTAATGATGGGACTTGGCGCTCTTTTGGTAACGATTCCATATGGGATGATCATTATCCATGGTTTTAAGCACCTAAATCCAATCAATATTTTTAATGCCACGATACAGATTTTCATCGTGGCATGTTTTGGTATTTCAGAATCAAAAATAGGAGATCTGTTCTGGGCAATAGCTTTCGCTCTCCCTGTTAGCGCCATTTATTTAATGAGCACACCGTCCTACAAAAGCTTCATAAGCTTCTACCATGAGCTAGCTCTAAGTCGTAGAGCTCATCGACGACAAGTTAAAGATCTCAAGTAAGTAGAACCACTAACTTAATTTAAACAAAAAAAGCCCGCTCAAATGAGCGGGCAATGAGGTTGTCATATAAGCCGTTATAGTTATGAACTCAGGGCTTACTGATTATTACGCTTTCAAACTCGCTTGCACTTGCGCGTGTAGTTCCTGAACCGACGTCACGCTTGCTTTCGCGTCCGCCGTATGAGACATACAAGTTGCAAATGCCGCGTTAAGTGTCGTGGTGTAGTTCACTTTCTCTGCAAGTGCGCCACGGCGTAGAACTTTCGAATCTTCAATCGCTTGACGACCAGCCGCCGTGTTCACGATGTAGGTGTATTCGTTGTTCTTGATACGGTCAAGAATGTGAGGACGACCTTCGTGCACTTTGTTTACTAGGCGTGGGTTGATGCCCGCTTCACCTAAGATCACTGCCGTACCGTGTGTCGCATCCAGCTTGTACCCTAGTTTCAGTAGTTTAGACGCTAGGTCAACCACACGTTGCTTGTCGCCTTCGCGTACAGAAAGCAGCGCACGACCACCTTCAGGATACACATTGCCACAACCCAGTTCTGCTTTCGCATACGCTTCTGCAAAAGTTGCACCCACCCCCATCACTTCACCCGTTGAGCGCATTTCAGGGCCCAATAGTGGGTCAACGCCAGGGAACTTGTTAAATGGCAGAACCACTTCTTTTACAGAGTAGTAAGGCGGAATAATCTCTTTGGTGAAACCTTGCGATTCCAGAGACTGACCAGCCATAACTCGTGCAGCGATTTTAGCCAATGGTGCACCGGTCGCTTTCGACACGAATGGAACAGTACGTGCAGCACGAGGGTTCACTTCGATGAGGTACACTTCGTTGTCTTTTACGGCAAACTGCGTGTTCATTAGGCCACGAACGCCCAACTCAAATGCCAGCTTTTCAACTTGCTCACGCATCTTGTCTTGGATTTCTTGGCTTAGCGTGTAAGCAGGCAGTGAACATGCAGAGTCACCTGAGTGAACACCCGCTTGCTCGATGTGCTCCATGATACCGCCAATCACCACGCGCTCACCGTCACAGATAGCGTCGATGTCGACTTCAATTGCATCGTCTAGGAAGCGATCCAGTAGAACTGGCGATTCGTTCGACACGCTAACCGCTTCGTTGAAGTAGCGACGTAGATCTTGCTCGTCATAAACGATTTCCATCGCGCGGCCACCCAGCACGTAAGATGGACGA from Vibrio vulnificus NBRC 15645 = ATCC 27562 carries:
- the mtnN gene encoding 5'-methylthioadenosine/S-adenosylhomocysteine nucleosidase; this translates as MKVGIIGAMQQEVAILKEAMTNAQTVNKAGCTFYSGQINGVEVVLLQSGIGKVAAAIGTTILLDEYQPDMVLNTGSAGGFDSSLNLGDVVISTEVRHHDADVTAFGYEMGQMAGQPAAFLADEKLMNLAEKALEQMDGQHAVRGLICTGDAFVCTAERQAFIRQHFPSVIAVEMEASAIAQTCHQFKVPFVVVRAISDVADKESPMSFEEFLPLAAKSSSEMVFKMLELLK
- a CDS encoding DUF1499 domain-containing protein; the protein is MKKLILTICATLALTACSNGAYTMTDRTSQPCGNKPNCVSTQDERASFQLEPFKLTSNATLDQIEQVALELPGAKVADKTEHYLRVECTSRLFRFVDDLELKIVDGQLLVRSESRIGYSDLGVNRKRAEQLRSLLTEAGFIK
- a CDS encoding TSUP family transporter, which produces MDITIEMLAALFFVASVAGFIDAMAGGGGLLTLPALLASGLSPTQALATNKLQSSFGSFSASLYFVRNGIVSLKEMKVAIACTFIGAAIGAELVQVIDASVLTSLIPVLLIAISLYFLLAPPTRNTGGQPKLSEAMFALSVGGGVGFYDGFFGPGTGSIFTVCFVVLGQFSLVEATARTKVLNFTSNIAALLFFVLAGLPVWKVGLVMAVGGFIGARLGAKVVVTKGHKWIRPLVIVMSMAMASKLLWQQHQQWLLSLF
- a CDS encoding cobalamin biosynthesis family protein, which codes for MTELFDQLYANGALLILWGALLFHLILPIPRSSHPVTLWHKFAELLADKVNTQQSYQQSLISGNLALLLMLFPCLAVLFALKPLVWQPQLFELALLLLALDWRSNESLAKALIHAMANEDKPAARSLLSPYLNRETTTLSQLGIGKAAAETLIMGYGRNVVGVLFWFALSGGIGALMYRLTVELARAWSPSRTNYAPFGVAAVRLAAVLDFIPLRLFALMILLGKHAGQTWQGIRQQAASWPLPGPAWLLCAVGNKLQLSLGGPAIYQGKRAERAKIGGRIAPSALHIDQLQHLLARRILIWILLQSLLFGLIYQGI
- a CDS encoding LysR family transcriptional regulator; translated protein: MLLEGIETLLVLHKEKTMSRTGSQLYISQSAVSKRIANLEKKLGKKLIEPDGRHIRLTADAQALIKSIEPSFNELRGQIYDQQLIEDNALIKIDCSETLLAGYLNNAMEALYQQDRHLSLTTNHTPRIVEHVQSGKATLGFCAGYLPPNHGLMTFHLFDESFSIISKYPLTELPKAIITNDLNNPANTYQLAALSAVGVTPLMQMDSYTASAQLAVGGMAPALVPKSVINALRIDPQYCYHFDELSHLTRPVTICCRAKSHQNSRVKTVITTIADAVAKAV
- the btuF gene encoding vitamin B12 ABC transporter substrate-binding protein BtuF, translating into MMKYFSPLFLLVATTSQAAPIERVISLAPHATEIAYAAGLGDKLIAVSEMSDYPEAAKTLEKVSNYKGINLEKIITLKPDLIIAWPAGNPAKELEKLEQFGFKIYYSQTKTLQDIGDNIEQLSQYSDDPTIGLNNAREYRTRLEALKTLYQALPKTRYFYQLSDTPIITVAGQNWPTEVFRFCGGENVFDGASAPYPQVSIEQVILKKPQAMFVSPHAIQNNGMWSPWVEEIPALKNRHFWQLNADWLNRPTPRTLLAIEQVCEHFASIEQKR
- a CDS encoding TRIC cation channel family protein, producing MDSMLLYLIDLFGTAIFAVSGVLLAGRLKMDPFGVVVLGSVTAIGGGTIRDMALGATPVFWIKDTTYLWVIIITCVLTMLVVRRPKRLSWWILPVCDAIGLAVFVGIGVEKALAYQDSAMVAVIMGVITGCGGGIIRDVLAREIPMVLRSEVYATACLVGGIFHTSALSLGYDHSTALLAGVFSTLLIRLGAIRWHLSLPTFALNK